The Nycticebus coucang isolate mNycCou1 chromosome 2, mNycCou1.pri, whole genome shotgun sequence genome includes a window with the following:
- the SEC16A gene encoding protein transport protein Sec16A isoform X6 → MKNFVSSHILKRKRTRIKSQRNQGHGPGRPRRARPGQLELRKSYILPSVSSIHFCKTLVMQPPPQAVPSGVAAPPPARNPQSIFWTNSPYRRRANNNAPVAPITCPLQPVTDPFAFSRQALQNMPLGSSSKIPPILQGPASSGFPQRSGLPAPHTNARDSSQGPCEPLPRPLSQPRADASSFSGALTPSALPRAETNRSAEINPSAETEVQAPPYLQHYIPGVGPDMSHGTHLHGSMPGPDQPLSRQNLNDGAVAPAATPFSPQPRQQMPGQWGPVQASPQPSCQNHSPCLEGPVQIAVPHATSVPHPPSSSSPHQGLGPEPHNPVVSLSAPLASDGRSEVAHLQSGSYSANNFDLENTFRQNPRVGNTWTSQEFRQSPGVNKEHQPFPTFVSPFAQGDNPENHMHHPPGAAASLLLPDTDSGALSMFFQGAETENEENLSSENAGSGKSDFEGFSSSPGLGHAPLPAHGGGGICQDFLQGSNIENTQQGGETHLYFAQSAGIQHDEQTTKNTASDTWGDTANAGTQGAGASQYENIENLEFIQNQEVLPSKSLNFNPSSPSDQFRYGVLPGPALPRHSVVGHTGAPDTTLHPVRSDSVSSGYSSKSHRSLSGSTRPQELVGTFIQQEVGKPEDEVSGSFFKQIDSSPIGGETDETSMSQNHHSSLSQPSTPSPPKPTGIFQTSANSSFEPVKSHLVGIKPVEADRANVVGEVRGTRAYQKKCRPPDASPGNLEQPPDNMETLFAPQVCPLPLNTTAEAGRVLPHIGGPPLDTVHPTPERKPSARAHGAGKCESPATTLWAQNELPDFGGNVLLAPAAPVLQVPAKPQLPAIVRPPEEVVPGQQSQKPDSATPLQNRDGIGALENLENPPTVGEEEVLQSQASSGHAGVLPLLPTEPLQHQPVSMAQLDQSYNLAQPINFSMSLLNLNGKNQSWRDTLVGDKSPISSRVLSGDSGENASLSGIPTSSVLSLSLPSSLAQSNIAQGSGTSEMVSNQPANLLIQPPSHPLSKNLVLESQKNHNAENVPPEFNSSDGSMSMMLVPPANSTLIPESNKANCSSNWEEPYGALDFTLTRTLENPVRMCSPSCSDSLASQHNLAKHPGQSGPGPHNPDHFYQQVTKDAQDQPGLGSGLPGLLPPQQQNSSLQVPKTALAEPSSPESPPAQGQPQNSTHPPASLAPADVGQQLPPQLPQSSSASLMSTGSSQVAKQSEPQWPQLMPPQALGPLPQDMAAYYHYRPLHEAYQSQYPSLYPPDPGVASLYYQDIYGLYEPRYRPYDSATSVYAEYFRCPEPERPSSRASHCSDRPPPRQGYPEGYYNSKNGWSSQSDFYANYYSSQYDYRDPGRWDRFHYSTRFKDPRPCDRRYWYDVEYDPYRKEHYAYGDRPEKYDDHWRYDPRFTGSFDDDPEPHRDPYGEEVDRHSVHSEHSARSLPSRHSSLSSHSHQSQIYRSHNATASSYEAPPPPGSLHGDYVYGAYGGNFHSAQGFPEYGYPTDSSWSAVEQVPSRPTSPEKFSVPHICARFGPGGQLIKVIPNLPSEGQPALVEVHSMETLLQHTAEQEEMRAFPGPLGKGDTHKVDVINFAQNKATKCLQDENLIDRESASLLWNFIVLLCRQNGTVVGTDIAELLLRDHRTVWLPGKSPNEANLIDFTNEAVDQVEEEEAGEAQLSFLTDSQPAAASTLERETERFRELLLYGRKKDALESAMKNGLWGHALLLASKMDSRTHARVMTRFANSLPINDPLQTVYQLMSGRMPAASMCCGDEKWGDWRPHLAMVLSNLNNNVDVECRTMATMGDTLASKGLLDAAHFCYLMAQVGFGFYTKKSTKLVLIGSNHSLPFSKFATNEAIQRTEAYEYAQSLGAQTCPLPSFQVFKFIYLCRLAEVGLATQAFHYCEVIAKSILTQPHRYSAVLISQLIQVASQLRLFDPQLKEKPEEESFVEPTWLVHLQHMEKQIKEGAVVWSQDGAFAQQCPSTPSSEGGQLDGPGLGQPVDLEPDNLLLEVPVPSTEHLSQGVQLLPSAPQMLTNAQLANPARVPVFPVPPPPGPLESSPGYGPPGSAPGFPEPSRAFQSPPADPAALYPGPGLPPGTPSLQESRLLQEARSADPGMLPQEAPVRNSLPEPSEEDLGGNFANLGPSRTVPDAETPTGWDPANLGSTQPPLSVTPAPEMKRPGQAVKKEVKEPKKSESWFSRWLPGKKRTEAYLPDDKNKSIVWDEKKNQWVNLNEPEEEKKAPPPPPTSFPAVVQAAPSGPAGVNMFSRRAAGTRARYVDVLNPRGTQRNEPALAPADFFAPLAPLPIPPNFVPNPDAEETQLADGAGREGQTPARGQAPPEQVLSSAASHPGSELPPSQPDCPRGGAPGDLPAAGGPPGGTVPFYNPAQLAQVF, encoded by the exons ATGAAGAATTTCGTGTCTTCTCACATCCTAAAACGAAAAAGGACTAGGATAAAGAGCCAGCGTAATCAGGGTCACGGCCCGGGGCGGCCCCGGCGCGCCCGGCCAGGGCAG ctcgAATTAAGGAAAAGTTATATTCTTCCTTCTGTAAGCAGCATCCACTTCTGCAAAACATTGGTCATGCAGCCACCACCTCAGGCAGTCCCATCTGGTGTGGCTGCTCCACCTCCAGCCAGGAATCCTCAGAGCATATTCTGGACTAACAGCCCTTATAGAAGACGGGCCAATAACAATGCACCAGTGGCTCCGATAACTTGTCCCTTGCAGCCAGTAACAGATCCGTTTGCTTTTAGTAGACAGGCCCTTCAAAATATGCCACTGGGTAGTTCGTCCAAAATCCCACCCATCTTGCAAGGCCCAGCATCCTCGGGGTTTCCTCAGCGCTCTGGTTTGCCTGCGCCTCACACAAATGCCAGGGATAGCTCCCAAGGACCTTGTGAACCTCTGCCAAGACCTCTGTCACAGCCCAGAGCAGACGCCAGTTCATTTTCTGGTGCGTTAACCCCTTCAGCACTGCCCAGAGCTGAGACGAACAGGAGTGCAGAAATCAATCCCAGCGCAGAAACCGAAGTTCAGGCTCCACCATATTTGCAACACTACATTCCAGGAGTGGGTCCTGACATGTCTCATGGGACGCATCTGCATGGGAGCATGCCTGGGCCTGACCAACCCCTGAGTAGGCAAAACCTAAATGATGGTGCAGTAGCCCCAGCAGCGACCCCTTTCTCCCCCCAGCCTCGTCAACAGATGCCAGGTCAGTGGGGACCAGTGCAGGCAAGCCCACAGCCCTCATGTCAGAATCACTCACCTTGTCTGGAAGGACCTGTTCAAATTGCAGTGCCCCATGCCACCAGCGTTCCTCATCCTCCCTCTTCATCTAGCCCACATCAAGGCCTTGGTCCGGAGCCACACAACCCAGTAGTGTCTCTTTCAGCACCCTTGGCCAGTGATGGAAGAAGTGAAGTGGCCCACCTGCAAAGTGGAAGCTACTCAGCAAATAACTTTGATCTTGAAAATACATTCAGGCAAAACCCCAGAGTTGGAAATACTTGGACAAGCCAAGAGTTCAGGCAGAGTCCAGGAGTGAATAAAGAGCACCAGCCATTCCCCACTTTTGTGAGCCCTTTTGCTCAGGGAGATAACCCAGAAAACCACATGCACCATCCCCCAGGGGCTGCGGCTAGCCTCCTCCTCCCAGATACAGACTCGGGAGCCCTCTCCATGTTTTTCCAAGGGGCAGAGACAGAAAATGAGGAGAATCTGTCATCTGAAAACGCAGGCTCTGGTAAATCAGATTTTGAAGGTTTCTCCTCTAGTCCTGGACTGGGCCATGCACCCCTGCCTGCACACGGAGGAGGTGGCATCTGTCAGGACTTTCTCCAAGGCTCCAACATTGAGAACACACAGCAGGGTGGAGAAACACACCTTTATTTTGCTCAGTCTGCAGGCATTCAGCATGATGAACAAACCACTAAAAACACTGCCAGTGATACGTGGGGTGACACAGCAAATGCAGGGACTCAGGGTGCTGGTGCCTCACAGTATGAGAATATTGAGAACTTAGAATTCATTCAGAATCAGGAAGTTCTTCCAAGCAAGTCCCTAAATTTCAACCCTTCCTCTCCAAGTGATCAGTTCAGATACGGGGTCCTTCCTGGGCCAGCTCTCCCCAGGCACAGTGTTGTGGGCCACACTGGGGCTCCTGACACAACGCTGCATCCTGTGAGATCTGACAGTGTGTCATCTGGCTATAGCAGCAAAAGCCACAGGAGCCTTTCAGGCTCAACCAGGCCCCAAGAACTTGTTGGCACGTTTATTCAGCAAGAAGTTGGAAAACCCGAAGATGAAGTTTCAGGTAGTTTTTTTAAGCAGATCGATTCTTCTCCCATAGGAGGTGAGACAGATGAGACCTCCATGAGCCAGAACCACCATAGCAGCTTATCCCAGCCCTCAACTCCAAGTCCCCCCAAACCAACAGGAATATTTCAGACAAGTGCAAATAGTTCTTTTGAACCAGTAAAATCTCACTTAGTTGGGATAAAACCAGTCGAGGCAGATCGTGCCAATGTGGTGGGTGAAGTGAGGGGAACTCGTGCCTACCAGAAGAAGTGCAGGCCACCTGATGCTTCCCCTGGCAACCTGGAGCAGCCGCCAGACAACATGGAGACCCTCTTTGCACCCCAGGTCTGTCCTCTGCCTCTCAATACCACTGCGGAAGCTGGGCGTGTACTTCCTCACATTGGAGGGCCACCCTTGGATACTGTGCACCCAACACCTGAAAGGAAGCCCTCAGCCAGAGCTCATGGAGCCGGAAAGTGCGAGAGCCCAGCGACAACTCTGTGGGCACAAAATGAGCTGCCAGATTTTGGAGGCAATGTCCTTCTAGCCCCAGCGGCTCCTGTGCTTCAGGTACCTGCAAAACCTCAGCTGCCTGCAATTGTCCGGCCTCCAGAAGAGGTGGTCCCTGGGCAGCAGTCGCAGAAGCCAGACTCTGCCACTCCCCTGCAGAACCGAGATGGCATTGGTGCTTTGGAGAACCTTGAGAACCCTCCCACcgtgggagaagaggaggtcctGCAGTCGCAGGCAAGTTCTGGTCATGCTGGGGTGTTACCCTTGCTACCCACTGAGCCTTTGCAACATCAGCCAGTCTCCATGGCCCAGCTTGATCAGAGCTATAACTTGGCTCAGcccattaatttttctatgtccTTACTGAATCTTAATGGGAAGAATCAGTCCTGGAGAGATACTTTGGTGGGGGATAAATCTCCAATAAGCAGTAGGGTGCTCAGTGGTGATTCTGGGGAAAATGCTTCTTTGTCTGGGATTCCAACCAGCTCTGTCCTTAGCTTGTCTCTGCCTAGCAGTCTTGCCCAGAGTAATATTGCACAAGGTTCTGGTACTTCTGAAATGGTTTCTAATCAGCCTGCAAATTTGCTGATTCAGCCACCATCCCATCCACTTTCAAAGAACTTGGTTCTAGAAAGTCAAAAGAATCATAATGCAGAAAATGTTCCTCCCGAGTTTAATAGCTCTGACGGAAGCATGAGTATGATGTTAGTTCCACCTGCAAACAGTACCTTGATACCTGAGAGTAATAAGGCAAATTGCTCCAGTAATTGGGAAGAACCTTATGGAGCCTTAGACTTTACATTAACTAGGACTTTGGAAAATCCTGTAAGAATGTGTAGCCCGTCCTGTTCTGACAGCCTGGCTTCTCAGCACAATCTTGCCAAACATCCTGGACAGTCTGGGCCTGGGCCACATAACCCAGACCATTTCTACCAACAGGTAACAAAAGATGCACAGGACCAGCCTGGCCTGGGAAGCGGCCTGCCGGGGCTGTTGCCTCCTCAGCAGCAGAATTCTTCCCTGCAAGTCCCCAAGACAGCACTTGCAGAACCTTCCAGCCCAGAGAGTCCACCAGCACAAGGACAGCCCCAAAACTCAACCCACCCGCCAGCAAGCCTGGCTCCAGCTGACGTAGGCCAGCAGCTGCCACCTCAGCTGCCTCAGTCCTCCAGTGCATCACTGATGTCCACTGGCTCAAGCCAGGTAGCTAAGCAGTCAGAGCCACAGTGGCCACAGCTCATGCCTCCACAAGCACTGGGCCCACTGCCACAGGACATGGCCGCCTACTACCATTACAGACCCCTGCATGAGGCCTACCAGTCTCAGTACCCCTCGCTGTACCCACCAGATCCGGGGGTGGCCTCCCTCTATTACCAG GACATCTATGGCCTCTACGAGCCTCGGTACAGGCCCTACGACAGTGCCACATCTGTGTACGCAGAGTACTTCCGTTGCCCCGAGCCTGAGAGGCCCAGCTCCCGAGCAAGTCACTGCTCAGATCGGCCACCTCCCAG GCAAGGGTATCCTGAAGGATACTATAATTCCAAAAATGGATGGAGCAGTCAGAGTGATTTCTATGCAAATTACTACTCCAGCCAGTACGATTACAGAG ATCCAGGTCGCTGGGATCGTTTCCACTACAGCACTAGGTTCAAGGACCCCCGCCCCTGTGACCGGAGGTACTGGTATGACGTGGAATATGACCCATATAGGAAAGAACACTATGCCTACGGAGACAG GCCCGAGAAATATGACGACCACTGGAGGTATGACCCACGCTTCACCGGGAGTTTTGATGATGACCCAGAACCCCACAGAGATCCTTATGGGGAGGAGGTAGACAGGCACAGCGTCCACAGCGAGCACTCTGCCCGGAGCCTGCCCAGCCGCCACAGCAGCCTCAGCTCCCACTCGCACCAG AGTCAGATTTACAGAAGTCACAATGCAACTGCCAGTTCCTACGAGGCCCCCCCTCCTCCAGGCTCCTTGCATGGGGATTATGTCTACGGTGCCTACGGCGGCAATTTCCACAGTGCCCAGGGCTTCCCAGAGTATGGTTACCCCACAGACAGCAGCTGGTCTGCTGTGGAGCAAG TTCCATCAAGACCAACTTCTCCTGAGAAGTTTTCAGTGCCTCATATCTGTGCCAGGTTTGGTCCTGGCGGCCAGCTCATTAAAGTGATTCCGAACCTCCCTTCGGAAGGACAGCCTGCGCTGGTGGAGGTTCACAGCATGGAG ACTTTGCTGCAGCACACGGCCGAGCAGGAGGAGATGCGGGCATTCCCGGGGCCTCTCGGCAA AGGTGACACCCATAAAGTGGATGTCATTAACTTTGCACAGAACAAGGCTACAAAATGTTTGCAGGATGAAAATTTAATTGACAGAGAGTCTGCAAGTCTTCTGTGGAATTTCATCGTTCTCTTGTGCAGACAGAATGGG ACCGTGGTGGGAACCGACATTGCGGAGCTTTTGTTACGAGACCACAGAACAGTGTGGCTTCCTGGGAAGTCCCCCAATGAAGCGAACCTGATTGATTTCACTAATGAGGCTGTGGACCAAGTGGAAGAGGAAGAAGCTGGTGAGGCGCAGCTCTCCTTCCTCACGGATAGCCAGCCTGCCGCAGCCAGCACGCTGGAGAGGGAGACGGAGCGATTCAGAGAGCTGCTGCTCTATGGCCGTAAGAAG GATGCCTTAGAGTCTGCGATGAAGAATGGCTTATGGGGTCATGCTCTATTACTTGCAAGTAAGATGGACAGCCGGACACATGCCCGAGTAATGACCAG GTTTGCCAACAGTCTTCCGATCAATGACCCTCTACAGACCGTCTATCAGCTCATGTCTGGGCGGATGCCCGCTGCGTCCATG TGTTGTGGAGACGAGAAGTGGGGAGATTGGAGGCCACACCTTGCTATGGTCTTGTCCAACTTGAACAACAATGTAGACGTAGAGTGCAGGACCATGGCCACGATGGGCGATACTCTGG CTTCGAAAGGTCTCCTCGACGCTGCTCACTTTTGCTACCTTatggcccaggttggatttgggTTTTATACAAAGAAATCTACAAAACTTGTCTTAATTGGATCGAATCACAG TTTGCCGTTTTCAAAGTTTGCCACCAATGAAGCAATTCAGAGGACGGAAGCCTATGAGTATGCACAGTCTCTGGGGGCCCAGACGTGCCCCCTGCCCAGTTTCCAG GTGTTTAAATTCATCTATTTGTGCCGCCTGGCTGAGGTGGGTCTGGCCACACAAGCCTTTCATTACTGTGAAGTGATTGCTAAGAGCATCCTGACGCAGCCCCACCGGTACTCTGCAGTGCTGATCAGCCAGCTGATTCAG GTAGCATCCCAGTTACGACTGTTCGATCCTCAGCTAAAAGAGAAGCCAGAAGAGGAATCCTTTGTTGAGCCTACATGGCTGGTTCACCTGCAGCACATGGAGAAGCAGATCAAG GAGGGGGCTGTGGTCTGGAGTCAAGATGGAGCCTTCGCCCAGCAGTGTCCCAGCACACCCAGCTCCGAGGGGGGACAGCTGGATGGTCCAGGACTTGGTCAGCCGGTGGATCTGGAGCCTGATAACCTGCTGCTGGAGGTGCCTGTGCCGAGCACCGAGCACCTGAGCCAGGGTGTGCAGCTACTGCCTTCCG CTCCACAGATGCTCACCAATGCTCAGCTGGCCAACCCTGCCAGGGTACCAGTGTTCCCAGTGCCACCGCCCCCAGGCCCTCTTGAGTCCAGTCCTGGCTATGGACCCCCAGGGTCTGcacctggcttcccagagccctCCAGAGCCTTCCAGAGCCCTCCAGCTGATCCTGCAGCTCTGTACCCAGGGCCTGGCCTGCCACCTGGCACCCCCTCTCTCCAGGAAAGCAGACTCCTCCAGGAGGCCAGGAGTGCTGACCCAG GGATGCTGCCACAGGAGGCTCCTGTCCGAAACTCACTTCCGGAGCCCAGTGAAGAGGACTTGGGTGGAAATTTTGCTAATCTG GGTCCCTCGAGAACAGTGCCAGATGCAGAGACCCCCACGGGATGGGATCCTGCTAACTTGGGTTCCACTCAGCCGCCTCTTTCTGTGACACCTGCTCCTGAAATGAAGCGGCCTGGACAGGCTGTtaaaaaagaagtcaaagaaCCTAAGAAG AGTGAATCCTGGTTCTCTCGTTGGCTACCTGGGAAAAAAAGGACAGAAGCTTATTTGCCAGATGACAAGAACAAATCG ATTGTTTGggatgaaaagaaaaaccaatggGTGAATTTAAATGAACCAGAAGAGGAG AAGAAggctccacccccacctccaaccTCGTTTCCTGCGGTGGTGCAAGCTGCCCCCTCGGGCCCTGCAGGGGTGAACATGTTCTCTAGGAGAGCAG CCGGAACGAGAGCCCGCTACGTTGATGTTTTGAACCCACGTGGGACCCAGAGGAATGAACCAGCTCTTGCCCCTGCAGATTTCTTTGCTCCACTGGCCCCGCTACCTATTCCTCCTAACTTTGTACCAAACCCAG ATGCGGAAGAAACACAGCTTGCAGACGGGGCTGGCAGGGAAGGACAGACACCAGCTCGGGGCCAGGCCCCCCCAGAG CAGGTGTTGAGTTCTGCAGCGTCGCACCCAGGCTCTGAGCTTCCACCCTCCCAGCCAGACTGTCCTCGGGGCGGG GCTCCCGGTGACCTGCCTGCTGCAGGGGGCCCTCCTGGGGGCACCGTGCCCTTCTACAACCCTGCTCAGTTGGCACAG gttttttaa